One Thermodesulfatator atlanticus DSM 21156 DNA window includes the following coding sequences:
- the uvrB gene encoding excinuclease ABC subunit UvrB gives MIYEFVAEGSFKLTAEIKPTGDQPKAISTLCKWVEDGVKHMVLKGVTGSGKTFTMANVIATLNRPTLIIAPNKTLAAQLYNEFKKLFPYNAVEYFVSYYDYYQPEAYIPASDTYIEKDASINELIDRLRHSATAAVLSRRDVIVVASVSCIYGLGSPTEYSRMHLYLQVGKDMPRERIIRRLVTMHYERKNFELTRGTFRVRGDIIEIFPAHEEKQAIRIELFGDTIESIKIIDPFRGKVLGRIEAVTIFPGTHYVTSEERLALAIEEIKKELEERVAWFKSQGRLLEAERLLKRTLFDLEMLEEMGFCHGIENYSRYLDGRAPGEPPYTLLDYFPDDFLIFIDESHITIPQLHGMYRGDRSRKETLVEYGFRLPSALDNRPLTFEEFEQRVNQVIYVSATPGEYELKKAGPYVVEQIIRPTGLMDPKIEVRPAKFQIDDLVAEIKKRLKKGEKTLVCTLTKRMAEELTEYLNDLGIKAKYLHSDIKTLERAKIIRDLRKGVFDVLVGINLLREGLDIPEVSLVAILDADKEGFLRSERSLIQIAGRAARNVNGTVILYADNVTESMRRAMEETERRRKIQEEYNLTHGITPKTIKKGFEDALAQFYEADYVELDELAEIDIEDVDELRKLIRRTEKEMREAAKNLEFEKAAALRDRLFALRQKFLKAA, from the coding sequence ATGATTTACGAATTTGTTGCTGAAGGGAGCTTTAAACTCACCGCTGAAATAAAACCTACTGGAGACCAACCAAAGGCCATTAGCACCCTTTGCAAATGGGTGGAAGATGGCGTAAAGCACATGGTGCTTAAGGGGGTAACGGGCTCAGGGAAGACCTTTACCATGGCCAATGTTATTGCTACCCTTAATCGTCCAACCCTTATCATCGCGCCCAATAAAACCCTTGCAGCCCAGCTTTATAACGAATTCAAAAAACTATTCCCTTACAACGCCGTGGAATACTTTGTGTCTTACTACGATTATTACCAGCCAGAGGCCTACATCCCTGCCTCAGATACCTACATTGAAAAAGACGCCTCTATCAACGAGCTTATCGACAGGCTGCGGCACTCTGCCACGGCAGCGGTGCTTTCGCGGCGTGATGTTATTGTAGTGGCAAGTGTTTCCTGCATCTACGGTCTGGGTTCTCCTACGGAATACTCTCGTATGCATCTTTATCTCCAAGTTGGTAAAGATATGCCGCGGGAGCGAATTATCCGCCGCCTGGTGACCATGCACTACGAACGCAAGAATTTTGAACTAACCCGCGGGACTTTTCGGGTAAGGGGCGATATTATCGAAATCTTTCCTGCTCACGAAGAAAAACAGGCGATAAGGATAGAACTTTTCGGCGACACTATCGAAAGCATTAAGATCATAGATCCTTTTCGGGGAAAGGTCCTTGGGCGGATTGAGGCGGTAACTATTTTCCCGGGGACGCATTACGTTACCAGTGAAGAAAGGCTAGCCCTTGCCATTGAAGAAATAAAGAAAGAGCTTGAAGAAAGGGTGGCCTGGTTCAAAAGCCAGGGGCGGCTCCTTGAGGCTGAACGTCTTTTAAAACGCACCCTTTTTGATTTAGAAATGCTAGAGGAAATGGGCTTTTGCCATGGGATAGAAAATTACAGCCGCTATCTCGATGGCCGGGCACCAGGTGAACCCCCTTATACCCTGCTTGATTATTTCCCGGATGATTTTTTGATTTTCATTGATGAAAGCCATATCACCATCCCTCAGCTTCATGGTATGTATCGTGGTGATAGGTCCCGTAAAGAAACCCTGGTGGAATATGGTTTCAGGCTTCCTTCAGCCCTTGATAACCGTCCGCTTACGTTTGAAGAATTTGAACAACGTGTGAATCAGGTAATTTACGTCTCCGCCACTCCAGGGGAATACGAACTCAAAAAAGCAGGCCCTTATGTGGTTGAACAGATTATCCGCCCTACAGGGCTTATGGATCCCAAAATAGAAGTGCGACCGGCCAAATTCCAGATAGACGACCTGGTTGCTGAGATAAAAAAGCGCCTTAAGAAGGGTGAAAAAACCCTTGTTTGCACCCTTACCAAACGCATGGCCGAAGAACTCACTGAGTATCTCAATGACCTGGGGATTAAGGCCAAGTATCTTCATTCAGATATCAAGACCCTTGAGCGTGCCAAAATTATTCGGGATCTCCGCAAGGGTGTTTTTGATGTGCTGGTAGGGATTAACCTTTTACGTGAAGGTTTGGATATCCCCGAAGTTTCATTGGTAGCTATTCTTGATGCTGATAAAGAAGGTTTTTTGCGATCTGAGCGCTCTCTTATCCAGATTGCAGGTCGGGCCGCAAGGAACGTTAACGGGACCGTTATCCTTTATGCTGATAACGTGACAGAATCCATGCGCAGGGCCATGGAAGAGACAGAAAGACGGCGCAAGATTCAAGAAGAATATAACCTTACCCATGGCATTACGCCTAAGACCATTAAAAAAGGATTTGAAGATGCCCTGGCTCAGTTTTATGAGGCAGACTACGTGGAGCTTGATGAACTGGCAGAGATAGACATCGAAGATGTTGATGAGCTTCGCAAGCTTATCCGCAGGACTGAAAAAGAAATGCGCGAGGCTGCCAAAAACCTTGAATTTGAAAAAGCCGCGGCCTTACGCGACCGCCTTTTTGCCCTGCGCCAAAAATTCTTAAAAGCTGCTTAA
- a CDS encoding ATP-binding protein, with amino-acid sequence MKQFHYKPRFLADVLRKTLSFAPIVVITGARQVGKSTLLANEPPVAAWPKYSLDDPEVLSFLEKHPKELVFQEKRLVIDEVQRLPKILPYIKLAVDEDRSRRYVLSGSANLLLMRQVSESLAGRAIYLELGPFSLDELMERKSSLLTFLETQEFPPADKPDFSLELLLFRGMIPPITTLEDSFSINLWWKGYIATYLERDLRNLSQVANLSDFHIFMEVLSSRTASLLNQQDVARDVGLSPATISRYLNLLETGGLITRLRPYFANINKRLTKRPKLYFFDCGLTRVLSGYHSPEEIPPEFWGKLFENFVFQELWALRSLKEGVEIFFFRTLGGKEIEIDFLLKHGKAFHAFEVKFASKITLKDSEPLLKIREILPGIKSLNIIYTGDAYQTLPGQIKVIPWWWL; translated from the coding sequence ATGAAACAATTTCACTACAAACCCAGGTTTTTAGCAGACGTTTTGCGCAAGACTCTTTCTTTCGCTCCAATCGTTGTCATTACAGGGGCCCGTCAGGTGGGGAAAAGCACTCTTCTTGCTAACGAACCTCCTGTGGCTGCCTGGCCCAAATATTCCCTTGATGATCCCGAAGTTTTAAGCTTTTTAGAGAAACATCCTAAAGAGTTAGTCTTTCAGGAAAAAAGACTTGTTATAGACGAAGTACAACGTTTACCTAAAATACTCCCCTACATAAAACTTGCTGTAGATGAGGATCGTTCCCGTCGTTATGTCCTTTCAGGCTCTGCTAATCTTCTTTTAATGAGACAAGTTTCAGAAAGCCTTGCAGGCAGGGCGATATATTTAGAACTTGGTCCCTTTTCACTTGATGAGCTAATGGAAAGAAAGTCAAGTCTTTTAACTTTTTTAGAGACACAGGAATTTCCTCCAGCTGATAAGCCTGACTTTTCCCTTGAGTTGTTATTATTTCGAGGAATGATTCCTCCCATTACAACTCTTGAAGACTCTTTTTCCATTAATCTGTGGTGGAAGGGATATATTGCTACCTATTTAGAAAGAGACCTTAGAAATCTTTCACAAGTTGCAAATCTTTCTGATTTTCATATTTTTATGGAAGTTCTTTCTTCCAGAACGGCTAGCCTTTTGAATCAACAAGATGTAGCCAGAGATGTTGGGCTTTCTCCTGCGACCATTTCGCGTTATCTAAATCTTTTAGAAACGGGAGGATTGATAACCAGGCTGAGACCTTATTTTGCCAATATTAACAAGCGACTAACCAAACGCCCAAAGCTCTACTTTTTTGATTGCGGTTTAACAAGAGTTTTATCTGGTTATCATAGTCCTGAAGAAATCCCTCCGGAATTTTGGGGAAAGCTTTTTGAAAATTTTGTCTTTCAGGAACTGTGGGCTTTAAGATCTCTTAAAGAAGGTGTGGAAATTTTCTTTTTCCGTACCTTGGGGGGGAAAGAGATAGAAATAGATTTTTTGCTTAAACACGGAAAAGCATTTCATGCTTTTGAAGTTAAATTTGCTTCAAAAATCACCCTAAAAGATTCAGAACCTTTACTTAAGATCCGCGAAATACTGCCTGGAATCAAAAGCCTGAACATCATTTATACAGGAGACGCATATCAAACCCTTCCCGGTCAGATAAAAGTTATCCCCTGGTGGTGGCTTTAG